Part of the Psychrilyobacter piezotolerans genome, AAAATGAGATTGCTGTTGGAATCTCCAACTACAGTCAGGTAGAGGTAGACCTTATCAAAGGAAAAAATTCCTCTGATATCAGCCATATTTTAGGATATAAAGATTATGATGAGGTTATACATATGGATAACATGTTTATTTTTTAATAGAGGAGATATGAAATTATGAAAAAATATATGAATAATATGGGTGTCTTAGCTAAAAAAGCTTCCAGAAAACTACTCCAAATGGATACTACAACTAAAAATAATATATTGGAAGAGATGGCTGTGGAACTTCTGAACAATATGGAATTTATAAGGTCAGAAAATGAAAAAGATCTGATTAAAGGCAGAAAAAACGGACTTAGTCCTGCTTTTATCGACAGGTTGACTCTGACCGAGGAAAGAATTTACGGGATGGCCCAGGGAATCAGGACTATCATAGGTTTAGATGATCCCATTGGTGAAATCTTGAGCGGATTCAGACATGAAAACGGCATGGAAATATCACAGATCCGTGTTCCTTTGGGAGTTATTGGGATGATCTTTGAATCCCGTCCAAATGTCACTGTAGATGCAGCTGTTCTCAGTTTAAAATCTGGAAACTCCATTATCTTAAGGGGAGGCTCAGATGCTCTTTGTTCAAATATAGCCTTAGCTAAAGTTATTATCCAGGCAGGTGAAAAATTCGGCCTGCCTCATGGTGCTATTCAATTAATTGAAAATACCGACAGAAGCTGTGTAAATGAATTGATTACCATGAATGATTTTATCGATGTTATCATCCCCCGGGGCGGTAAGGGGTTGAAGCAGGCCATCCTTGCAGGAGCAAGTGTTCCTGTTATAGAAACAGGTGCAGGTCTGTGTCATACCTATGTTGATCATAATGCAGATTTGAATATGGCTATAGATATTATTATCAATGCCAAAGCTTCCAGACCAGGAGTATGCAATGCCATGGAAACTCTCCTGGTTCATAGTGACAGTATCTCTAAACTCCTGCCCAGTTTAGGAGAAAAATTGGGCGATTTAGGAGTAGAGATTCGAGCCGATGAAAGATCTATAAAATATCTAGCTAACGCAATCCCTACAACTGACAGCGATTGGAATACAGAATATTTAGATCTTATTTTATCTATCAAAACTGTAGATTCCATAGATGAAGCCATAAAGCATATAGATACCTACTCTACAAAGCATTCAGAAGCAATTATCAGTGAAAACTATAAAAATACCCAGAAATTTTTGAGGGAAGTGGATTCTGCTGCAGTTTATATCAATGCTTCCACCAGATTTACCGATGGAGGAGCCTTTGGATTTGGAGGAGAGATCGGTATCAGTACTCAAAAACTCCATGCAAGGGGACCTATGGGTATCAAAGAACTAACTTCTGTTAAATATATAATTAGAGGAGACGGACAGATTAGATAATTAAACTTCAATCCAATTGAAATAAAAAAAATGCCGATAGATTTCGGCATTTTTTTTATTTATTTTTTATATTTTTTCTAAATCCTCTACAGTTTTTGTTTCCTCTGTATCTTGTATCTCTTCCACAGTTTCATTGTATTTTTTTATAACGATCTCTGTTAAAATTCTTCTTAAATCCGGAGTAATAGGATGAGCTATATCCTTAAATTCGCCATTGGGCATCTTTCTAGATGGCATAGCCACAAACATTCCTTTTTGACCATCGATAACCTTTAATCCATGAATAACAAAGCTGCCATCCAATGTGATGTCTGCATAAGCCTTTAACTTTAATTCATTTTCATTTTTTACCGTTCTCAGTCTTACATCTGTAATATTCATTTTTAGTACTCTCCTTTTTAGTTTATTCAAAGAAAACTACATATTTCAACTCTGCAGCCCTCCATTGTTGTTTTTATTTCGTCATAAATTTGATCTATATTATCTTTTCCTACAAAAGTATAATAACAACTACCACTACCAGACATATGAAACTTCATATCCTGATTTTTTCCCAATTTTTCTAATTTTTTTCTGAACTCGATTATATTTTTATCCTCCAATAACAACCCCTGTTCCAAATGATTTTCCAGATAATTCTCCAGGTCGTCTAAATTACCAGATTTCATCCCTTCTATAATCTTATCTATATCAGCATCTTTTTTGTCCTCTAATTTAGCATAATTTTTATATGCTACTACAGTGCTTACACCAAAATCCGGCTTTATCAAAATTATTTTATCTTTTATATTATTTTCTATTACTCCTAAGTTTTCTCCTATTCCTTCTACCCTGCTGGGCTTATTTAAAAGAAAAAATGGGATATCTGCACCAACTTCCTTGGTTATTTCCACTGCCCTTTGAAAGTTTATGGGATTTCCATAATATT contains:
- a CDS encoding glutamate-5-semialdehyde dehydrogenase, whose translation is MKKYMNNMGVLAKKASRKLLQMDTTTKNNILEEMAVELLNNMEFIRSENEKDLIKGRKNGLSPAFIDRLTLTEERIYGMAQGIRTIIGLDDPIGEILSGFRHENGMEISQIRVPLGVIGMIFESRPNVTVDAAVLSLKSGNSIILRGGSDALCSNIALAKVIIQAGEKFGLPHGAIQLIENTDRSCVNELITMNDFIDVIIPRGGKGLKQAILAGASVPVIETGAGLCHTYVDHNADLNMAIDIIINAKASRPGVCNAMETLLVHSDSISKLLPSLGEKLGDLGVEIRADERSIKYLANAIPTTDSDWNTEYLDLILSIKTVDSIDEAIKHIDTYSTKHSEAIISENYKNTQKFLREVDSAAVYINASTRFTDGGAFGFGGEIGISTQKLHARGPMGIKELTSVKYIIRGDGQIR
- the spoVG gene encoding septation regulator SpoVG; protein product: MNITDVRLRTVKNENELKLKAYADITLDGSFVIHGLKVIDGQKGMFVAMPSRKMPNGEFKDIAHPITPDLRRILTEIVIKKYNETVEEIQDTEETKTVEDLEKI
- the ispE gene encoding 4-(cytidine 5'-diphospho)-2-C-methyl-D-erythritol kinase, whose amino-acid sequence is MIVELKSNAKINLGLNIVGKAENGYHLLDMVMVPISLADNLSIDFKEIKGNLKIETNMKDVPVGKDNIISKVYKEFYRETGLEKQMIEVYLKKNIPSQAGLGGGSSNGAFFFNALNKYYGNPINFQRAVEITKEVGADIPFFLLNKPSRVEGIGENLGVIENNIKDKIILIKPDFGVSTVVAYKNYAKLEDKKDADIDKIIEGMKSGNLDDLENYLENHLEQGLLLEDKNIIEFRKKLEKLGKNQDMKFHMSGSGSCYYTFVGKDNIDQIYDEIKTTMEGCRVEICSFL